A single region of the Pan troglodytes isolate AG18354 chromosome 22, NHGRI_mPanTro3-v2.0_pri, whole genome shotgun sequence genome encodes:
- the LOC745513 gene encoding keratin-associated protein 19-3 isoform X1, producing MSYYGSYYGGLGYGCGGFGGLGYGYGCGCGSFRRLGSGCGYGGYGYGSGFGGYGYGSGFGGYGYGCYRPSYYGGYGFSGFY from the coding sequence ATGAGCTACTACGGCAGCTACTACGGAGGCCTGGGCTATGGCTGTGGAGGCTTCGGTGGCCTGGGCTATGGCTATGGCTGTGGTTGTGGCAGCTTCCGCAGACTGGGTTCTGGCTGTGGCTATGGAGGCTACGGATATGGCTCTGGCTTCGGAGGCTATGGATATGGCTCTGGCTTCGGAGGCTACGGATATGGCTGCTACCGCCCATCATACTATGGAGGATATGGATTCTCTGGATTCTATTAA
- the LOC745513 gene encoding keratin-associated protein 19-3 isoform X2: MSYYGSYYGGLGYGCGGFGGLGYGYGCGCGSFRRLGSGCGYGGYGYGCYRPSYYGGYGFSGFY, translated from the exons ATGAGCTACTACGGCAGCTACTACGGAGGCCTGGGCTATGGCTGTGGAGGCTTCGGTGGCCTGGGCTATGGCTATGGCTGTGGTTGTGGCAGCTTCCGCAGACTGGGTTCTGGCTGTGGCTATGGAG GCTACGGATATGGCTGCTACCGCCCATCATACTATGGAGGATATGGATTCTCTGGATTCTATTAA